In Marinifilum sp. JC120, the sequence AAGAGTCAGGAAAGTCAGGATGCCATTAATGCCAACATGCCCCTTGCTATGGGACTTTTGGTGTTGGTCCTAATCTTCCAATTCAACTCCTTCAGGCGTCCGCTGATCATTTTGCTGACCTTGCCGCCCATGATGTGCGGTATTACGCCGGGAATGATCCTGACCAATTCGCCTTTCGGGTTCATGCCCATGCTGGGAATGATCAGTCTGCTGGGGATTATCGTCAACAACGCCATTATGCTCATTGACCGCATTGAAATCCTGCGCGGGCGGGGACTGACTCTGGATAATTCCATTGTATTGGCCTCCCTTGAACGAGCAAGACCGATCATCATGACCGCAACCACAACCATCATCGGTATGGTTCCACTCTCATTGCAGGGCGGGGAAATGTGGCGGCCCATGGCTAACTGCATTATGTCCGGCCTCATGTTCGCCACCGTGTTGACCTTGATCCTTTGCCCGGTCCTCTATTCACTTTTTTTTAAACAGAATTTTAAGAAATATGAATGGAATCAGGATGTGGTTAAGCAGGGTAGTGATGTGTAAGAAATAAGAAAATATGAATTAAAAGTCCCGCAACTCCTGAACGAGTTGCGGGACTTTTCTTTTGGGATCAGAATAATTTTACAGATCTTCCAGAATCTTCTGGATAGCGTCCACCAGATGTTTGGGGGTAGAGGCTCCGGCGGTGAGGCCTATTTTGTTCAAAGATTTTAGCTCGGTAAGGGGAAGCTCATCGGCGATTTCAACGTGGGTACACTTAGTGCCAGCGGTTTCAACAACCTGCACGAGGCGGCGGGTGTTGCCGGAGATACGGCCACCTACAACGATCATGTGATCCACTTTTTCAGAAAGGGAAATTGCTTCGTCCTGACGCTGACGAGTAGCATCGCAAATGGTTTTAAGGGTTACAAAGTCAATCCCTTTGCTTTCAAGGTAGTTGATACAATCTTCGTATATGACGCGGTCCTGTGTGGTCTGGGCCGCAAGACAATATTTTTGGTTCGGGTCCAAATCAATGGCCTGAAGTTCCTCAAGGGAGTCAAAAAGGTGCGGTCCTGCGGGGCCGTAGCTGAGCAGCCCTTTTACTTCCGGGTGGCTGTCTTCACCGTAAAGGAGCAGCACGCGGTCATCTTCGGTGTTGCGCTGGATAAGCAACTGGGCTTTCTTGACTTTGGGGCAGGTGGCGTCAATGACGTTCACTCCGCGTTGGCGCAGGTCTTCTTCCACTGCCTTGGGTATGCCATGGGCACGGATTACAACGTATGCGCCATCAGGAACGTCTTCCGGGGTCTTGGCGGTGACTACGCCTTGTTTTTCATAATCTTCAAGGACCTGTGGATTGTGGATGATCGGTCCTAAAATGTATATTTTCCTATCTTCGTCTTTTTCAATGAGGGAATCCAGTTTGTTAAGGGCAAGGTCTACGCCCATGCAGAAACCGGCTGTCTCAGCCCTGATAACTTCAACCATTTACGGCCTCCATATATTTTGCGGCGCAGGCCGCATATTTTGTGATTTGGTATAATTTGAAGATATTACATTTCATCATCTGCTTTGGCAATGCGCATGTTCAAGCTGAATTTGGATAAGATATTGACCACAGAGGGGAAGGGGGGTATTTTCCGACAAAAAAAATATCTCGACCGTTAAAATCGGAATGAATTGGAGCAGACTAGAATGAGTTCTGAGATTGTAAAAGAATATAGAAATAGAAAAGCTGAAGCTTACGAATTGCATCGTAAATATGTGAATCCCCAGTTTGTGCGGG encodes:
- the ispH gene encoding 4-hydroxy-3-methylbut-2-enyl diphosphate reductase — its product is MVEVIRAETAGFCMGVDLALNKLDSLIEKDEDRKIYILGPIIHNPQVLEDYEKQGVVTAKTPEDVPDGAYVVIRAHGIPKAVEEDLRQRGVNVIDATCPKVKKAQLLIQRNTEDDRVLLLYGEDSHPEVKGLLSYGPAGPHLFDSLEELQAIDLDPNQKYCLAAQTTQDRVIYEDCINYLESKGIDFVTLKTICDATRQRQDEAISLSEKVDHMIVVGGRISGNTRRLVQVVETAGTKCTHVEIADELPLTELKSLNKIGLTAGASTPKHLVDAIQKILEDL